ctttaAGGTTCTGATGATAATCTTTTCACCCCCAGCAGGCCTGGCATCAAACACAACACAGGAGTGGTGTCAGGCTGAAAAAGCAGGAACACTTTATTTACAGTGATCATTTGGTGACACATAGATCTTTGGGCTTTTAGTGGCCTTGCTGAGAGACACGTGGGCAGGGGCCCGCTCTCTCTGTTGGGTTACCGCATCCTCCTGCCTCATCCTGCTATGAGAATCCAGCTGCTGTCAGGACCCTCGTGCTCTGACAAGCCTCAACTTGGGGGCATCCCTCCTGTGTCCATTTTCTGGGTAGTCAGTGCGCTCAAGCACTGCCAGaggtcctccttccctcctctggagGTCTCGTCTTGGTCCTGGTTGTGGGGCACCTAGGGGGGAACCACACACTTCGGTATGCAGAAAGATGGGGGGGTGAGGAGTCCTGTGGGGGGGTGGCAGGTGCCAGGGCACAGGCTTGGACAGCCGTCTGGTGCAGAGAGCTGTTACCTGGCCTAGCCTGTGGTTGGGGTTGGTGGGAACATCCCAGTCTTCTCCAGAGTCAGAGCAGTGAAGTCCCAGAAGTCCTCCAAGGGGTAGAGAGGCCAGGTATAGAGAACTCTTCCTTGTGTGTATGGCAGCAGACTCAGTTGCCACTTTGGGCCTGGCCTCAGTTCTCCAGGGCTACTTACTCTTCCCCCTACAAGAATGCCTCCCCAGGGTTGGTCTCATCCCAGGGAGGAAGGCTAGCTTGGTCAAGGGCAGGACCACTGCCTCCACCTGGCCAAGATCCAAGGCCACCCTCCTGGATTTCTGGAAACGTCTCCCCCCCTTCTCTTGAGAGGATGTTTGGGGAGGGAGGGCGTGGTCTATGGGTAAAGAGACTTGGTGGGAAGCGTAGGGGGCAAATCCACAGTGGAGGGCCCCGGGACACTCAGGTGGGGGGAGAGGTGAGCACTGAATTCTGCTGCTCCCCCATCTGGTTCCCCAACACAAGGGCGTGTCAGGGGTCACCGTGAGCCAGGATGAGGCTCGCGCCGACAACAGAGACCACGAGGGAGGCAAGGGCCGGGGTGCCAGGGGGAGCCGTAGCGGGCAGGGCCGGGGTTAGAGGCTGTAAGTCAGGCCGGCCGGGTCTGGGGCCGCAAGTCCTGTCCCTTCGGCTCTCAGCGCGCCTGGCCCGCCCGCTCCCGGTGGCCGGCCTTCCAGCGGCGAGGCTGCGAGGGCGGCGGAGGCGCCGGGGCGCCCCTCAGGCTGCACGTCCTCAGCTCCCGGGCCAGGCTGAGCACCTCCGGCCGCTCGCTCTGGGGTGCTCCTTCCTCGAGCTCCTCCGCCTCCTCGTCCtggtcctcgtcctcctcctggATGCTGCTGAGGCGCGGCGCCCCGCGGCCGCGCTCGGCGGCCGGCGGCCGGTAGGCGCACTTGGCGTTGAGCAGCCGGCGCAGCGGGGCGCGGGGCACCGAGGCGGCGGCGCCCCCAGCGAGGAGGTGCTGCTGGCGCACGTGGCGCGCGTCGCTCTGGCGCTGCAGGCGCTTGAAGTCGCTGAAAGCCGCCAGCGCGGTCTGGCGGAGCAGGCGGGCCAGGGCGCGCGCCTTGTGCGCCCGCGCCAGCAGCACGGCGTGGCAGCGCAGCACCACGGCCTTGTGGCGCGCCTGGTGGCGGTAGACCCAGGCGAAGACGCGCGGGTGGCGCCCGTCCGCCGTGCAGTAGGTGATGCGCGGCAGCAGGTAGGCGTGCGCCGGTCTGCGGCCCCCCGAGCCCGCTGAGCCGCTGCGCTCGCACGGCTGCATGCGGATGCCGTGCGGCCCTAGCGTCAGCTTCATCTTGGTGCCCCCGCCCGGCCCGCAGCGCGCCCAGATCTTGCCCACGGCGTCGTCGGTGCAGCCGTCGCCCTTGGCGTGCAGGGTGACGGCGTTGCCCAGGTACCACACGGTGTAGGTCGGGTCCTCCTTGTTGAGCTCCACTTTCTGGCGCCGGCTGCGGAACACGCGACCCAGGCGCTCCAGCGGCCAGTCGGGCAGCAGGTCCGGGCAGGAGCGCAGGAAGCTGGAGAGCAGCGACGTGTAGGCGAGCCCCGGGCTCAGGCTCTTCGCCTTGCACTTGGCCTCGCCCTCCACTAGCACGAATTTGTTACGTCTCCAGGGCAGCATCGCGGCGGCGGCCAGAGGGGCTGGGGACGCCGCGAGCTCACGGGCGTCCTGCCCGGCggccggggggaagggagggcgCGCAGAAGCCCGCGGCCCCGGGCTTTCGAGAAGCTGGGCGGCGCCGGAGACAGTCGGTGCCCAGAGATGCCCAGTGCCAGGCAGGGCTAGCTAGCTTCGCAGATGCCCGGTGCCCAGCCGGGCTGGCAGCCGAGATGCCCGGGCGGCGGCCGAGCGTCCGGGAACAGCGTCCCCCGGGAGTCGCTCCAGCCGTCCGGGAAGCaaggaggggcaggggctgggcgggGAGGAGACGCCCCTCAGGCTCGAATAGGGGGAATCCCACGGCCCCCGCCGCCCAAATTGCGGCGGCAGGGAGGTCGCCGGAGCCGGGGCTGGCGGCTGGCTGCTCGGAGGGGTAGACCGAGAGAGCGCGACTGCGGTGGGGACTCCTTCACGCGTCGCGGCTCCACCTCCCCGGGCTGCCTACATCACCGGGCGGGACCGCTAGCTCTCTTGTCCCCTCCTCtcgccctcctctctctcctcccccgcGCAGGCTAGCAGTGCTCTTCGCCCGAGACCCAGCACAGGCGCGGTGGATCGGGTTTAATCATTATCGTcggaggggaaggggtggaggtaGGAATCTCCTGAAATCCACCGGAGGGCTTTGCCAACGCAAGTTTCTCAGGTCTCACTGGTGGTCTCTAAGCTCCTCCTGGAGCGTTCGGTATCCCCCTCCTCTTTCTAGGATTCCCATTGCCCCTCACATCCCTACCCGCATCTCTGAGGGTGAGTTCGGGTGGGTTCCTGATGGGCCGGCCTGGCTCACTTGGCCTCTTGTCTGCGCAGCAGAAAGCCAGATGAGGCGGCCGAGCAGTGCAATGGAAAAGTACTGTCGCTTGGTGAAGCGTTCTCCCAGATTCTTCCAAGGTCGTGGGCCAGGCTCCTGCGCCTGAGCTGGGAGACCAGTCACAGCTCCAGCAGCCGGTAGTGGCTCTCGCCTGGACTAAAGCCGGGAGGGTACTCTCGGAGGGTGGGGAACCTTCCAGAGTGGTCCTGGGTCTGTGGGAATTGCAGATCAAAAGCTCCTTTGGCCAAAGGGCAGCCTCTGACTCTCCCGGGATTAAATAGATCCCACTACTGTTTGTGATCACCTCTCCTCCTCCCGGCCGCCACCTCCGGGGGGTTTGCATTCATTATGTCATTATCGCAGGACTACCCAGGCTCtcagttaagcaacttgcccaaggtcacaaagctgacAGGAGGTGGAACTGGGGCGCCACTCAGGCTCGGGTGACCCACGACAGGaccctcactcttctgtgagtcCACCGTATGCTGCATATGGATGGGGCGTTTTCCACCCTCCCCTGAGACCTTCCAGTGGGGCCTCTTACTAGGGAGCGGTCCTAGTGTACTGGCAAAGAGATACTTGTGCCTGGGTATGGGGACACATCTGCCCCTTTCAGGATCTGTTAAATCACAAGCTCCCTAGAATCTCAGGACTGCTCTGATTGGGGCCCAGGAGTCTCCTACAGAGCCAACACCCAAGCCCTTTCGGTGGCTTCAGAACAGGTCATTCGAGGAGGCTTCCAGGTCAGGAATGAGCCCAGAGGCTTGGGCTAGGCCAGGCCAAGCCAGGTGACCTCCCAGAGTGGGGACAGCCTGGCCACGTTCGCCCCAGGCCAGCCGGTTGGGCTCAGAATCCCTGGTGGGGGGATAAAAGCAACCCTCCCCCTCACAAGGCTGCCTCACTGAACGCTCCTAAAATGACATGCAAATAAAGACTAGGAAATGACTTGGAACTGCAGAATCTTAGCTTCAGTGGGGCCTCAGAGATTACCTGGTCCACTGcagcctcattttattttatttttaaggtggaAATGTCTTTATGGCTTGTtgctgattataaaagtaatacatgcttgtggtaaaaaaaaaatcactccagaAGGACATGGAGGTCTCCTACTGTCCCCACGCCATAGCCATGGCCTTATTTCTCCATAAGAGGACAGGCCCTGAGAGGCACAAGGATCCACCCACTGGACCTCACTGCCTCGGGGTCCTCTTCCCCACAAGCATCAGGAGGCTGGTGGGAGCAGCCAGTAGCAAAGTTTCCGCTTGCAAGCCTGAGATATCTCCAAGCTTTTGGGAAGGCGTAGCCTCCTGGGGTTGCTAGAGTTAATGTATCAGGACACGGGAAGCCCAGTTAAGCTTGAATTTCAGCTAAATGACCATTTCTTTAGTATAAGCGTGTCCCAAGCATTGCCTGCATTCGACCCCGTAACTAAGCCTCCTGCCTCTCAGAGAACAGGAAGGGGTGGGGCGCTGCACTTGGGAGCCTAGTGTAGGCTCGCTCACCTAGTCCTGCTTCTGTTCTGTTCCCACTGCTTTGGGAATATCCTggcggggggtgggtgtggggagggttACCCGGGACTGCGTTGAGATCACAGTGTGCAAgggtatgttttgtttgtttgtttttaatttttatttttggccacgcggcatatgggatcttagttccctgactaaggGGTACCTgtacccctgcagtggaagtgcagagtcttaaccaccggaccaccagggaagtcctgcaaggGTGTGTTTATGTTAAGTCCTCTGGACCACAAAGCAGCATTTGACATTGTTAGCCATTTTGTTACCTTGTGGACAACTCACCTTGGCCTCCGTTGCAGGGACTTCCTCCCTCTGGCACCGGCTCTGGGCCACTCCTCCCTTCAGGGGCTCCTCCTGACACCCTCGGGCCTGGTGTCCTGCCTTCGGCTCCTCTTCCTCTAAACTTGTTCCTTGGAAGGGTTCAGCTGCCCTAGAGCTCCCACTGTCCTTTCTATTCAGAAGACTGGAGAGGCTGGCCTGGTCCCATTCATCCAGGCAGAGCTCAAGGCTGTCCCCTCCCTTaagtcttccttcccttctctcccatccATGGTAGGAGCTCCCGGCTTTGTACCAGAGCAGTATCATCACTGCTTCACAGACTGGCATGTAGTtggactttttattttcttttttcaatttaatttttagctCTAGCATATTTATACTGGTATTAGTTGAAAAAGTCATATAACTGCCTTATAGGAGACGTGTAATTAAAAAATCAGTCCCCTACTCCATCCTTTCCCCAGTCTCAAGTCTCACTTCCAAAGACAACCCCTCTTTCATGCATTTTAGATGGAACTTCTGTCATATgcctccttatttatttatttatttttctgtacgcgggcctctcactgttgtggcctctcccgttgcagagcacaggctccggacgcgcaggctcagcggccatggctcacgagcacagccgctccgtggcatgtgggatctttcgagaccgaggcacgaacccactgcgccaccagggaagccccctccttatttttaaataacacacCTAATTCAGATTTCCCACTTTTTGAAACTTTATCTATTGCCTCTCTTCTATGGAAGGTGAAGATTTAATGCCCTTTCATCTACCCGCATCCCAcacattattttctcttccttcctctcagtTTAGTTATATCATTTTGTTACTGTGGCATCAGTATTCAGTGTTCAAGTATTATGTCTATGTAACTATTGTTCATAGCTGAGCCTTGAAGTGtgttatgatttcatttttccttactggacaacatttttcttttctagaggTATTTAATCaccttattaaaaaacaaaaacaaaacaaaacaaaaaaaacttccttATGTACCCATCACTAATTCATCCCCCAACTGTCCAGCGGTACTGTAAAATGTCCCTCTACCTGGTTGAACACACCAGGTGGTCCTTAGAGACACCCCTCCTGAGGCGTCCTCCCTGGGCTCCAACCTGGACTGCTTACCCTACAGACCTGTAGAGCCATTGTCCTGGGACCTTGTTTTACTACCACCCTGGAAATTTCCTTTGATTCTTTCCTGTGTTGGATCCTGTTTTCTGGTTCCCTTGCTTTCtgccttcccccccacccccgctcccaaACAGGGTTTATTTCCTTGCTTTGGTAGAGCATGTATTCCAGTAGCTTTGATTGCTGGTTCTCCTGGGTGTAGAGTTCTAGATTGGAAATAAATTTCCCTCAGCATTTTGAGGAGTTGACCCATGGTTGCTGTTGAAAAGTCAAGCGACATTCTGATACCCGATCCTGTGCGTGTGACTTGAGTTTTCTCTGAACGTTTTCAGGATCTCTCGGAGGTCTAAAGTTCCAAACGATGTGCATTCACTACGGGCACCTCTTGGTGAACCTTTCAATCTGGAAGTCAGTCTCCTAATCTGAAAATCAATTTTGGGGACACTTCTTTTTGCTGATTCCctccatttcatttctgtttttgtttttttctagtttagTTGGATGTTGGGCCTCTTGGATTGATTctctaatttttcaaaatgttctttccaattttccattttaaaaaatgtttgttctgttttctggGACATTACCTCAACTTTATCTTCCAACTtttctatttggattttttttggtaTGTCTCTTCTCATAATTTTTCACTTCTAAGAGtaatttcttgttcttttttatagcatCCTATTCTTGTTCATGGACATATTATCTCCTGTTCCtctcaaaatattaattatagttgcttcaaatttttttaaaattttaattgtggtgaaatacacaTAACACTTAACGATCTTAACCATTCTTAAGCGTACAGTTCAGtattgttaagtatattcacattgttgggcaACCGATCTttagaacttttcatcttgcaaaatcaAAACTTTGTACTAACAAAACAACTCTCCATTTCTCCCCCggtccccaccacccccacccccagcccctggcaaccatcattcaaccctctgtctctatgaatctgagtACTCTAGGTAcattatataagtggaatctcacagtatttgtctttttgtgactggtttatttcagttAGCGTAATGTCTTcagtgttcatccatgttgtagcatgtgtcagtatttccatcatttttaaggctgaacaataatccactgtatgtatatagcaTATTTTGTTAGCCATTCagccactgatggacacttgggttgcttccaccttttggctattgtgaataatgttgccaTGGACATGGGTGTATAAGTATTTCTtggagaccctgctttcaattcttttgggtgtataaccagaagtggaattgctggatcatatggtaattctacttttaaaaaaataaatttatttatttatttattttggggtgggtctgcgttgggtcttcgttgctgtgcgtgggctttctccagctgtggcaagtgggggctactcttcgtggcggtgtgggggggggcttctcattgcaatggcttcttatgttgcggagcatgggctctaggcatgtgggcttccgtagttgtggcacgtgggctcagtagttgtggcttgcaggctctagagcacaggctcagtagttgtggcacgtgggcttagttgctctgcagcatgtgggatcttcccagaccagggctagaacccgtgttccctgcattggcaggcagattcttaaccactgtgccaccagggaagtccctctcattgtggttttgatttgcatttccctaattagtgatgttgagtatttcttcatgtgcttgttggctatttgtatattttctttagagaGATGGctatccaaatttatttttttgttgttgtatcgTAGGAGGTCTTTATagattctggatattaaccccttatcagatatatgatttgcagatattttgtcCTGTTCCTTAGGTTGCTTTTTAATTCTGTTGATCACGctctttgatgcacagaaattttaaattctgatgtAGTCCACtttgtctctttttacttttgttgcccgtgttggtgtcatatccaagaaatcactgccaaatccaatgtcatgcaGCTTTCCCTCATgtcttcttctaagagtttatagttttaggtcttatttttaagtctttgatccatttttgaGTTAGTTTTGGTATATGATGTAAGGCAAGGGCCCAACATCATTCTTTTGCACGTTGATATctagttttcctaacaccatttgttgaaacgactgttctttccccattgattggttttggcacccttgttgaaaatcatttgaccatatatgcaagCATTTGCTTCCATCTCTATTCTagtccattggtctatatgtctgtctttatgccagtaccacactgttttgattactatagctttgtaataagttttgaaatcaggaagtgtgagacctccaactttattctttttcagggtcctctgagattccatatgaattttaggattgagttttctttttctgaaaaaaaaataccattgggaTTTTGGTAGggtttgcattaaatctgtaaattgctttgggtagcattggcatcttaacaatatgaagtcttccaatccatgaacacgaaTGTCTTGCCACttatttgtgttgtctttaatttttgtcaggaacattttgtagttttcagtgttcaagtctttcccctccttggtgaagtttattcctaagtattttattctttttgatgctattgtaaatggaatttttttcttaatttccttttcagaaattGTTCATGCCTAGTCAATAAAATGCAACTGAGTTTTGTAGTTTTGTGCGTTGATTTTGTATCTGGTCATTTTGCTGAATTTACTTATTCTAAGgtttttgtggaatctttagggttttctaatgatagttgtttttatttctttggtggtttttttttttttttgcatttggtcttgttgctgcgcgtgggctttcgttgtggtgggcgggggctacccttcgctgcagtgtgtgggcttctcactgtggtggcctctcttgttgcagagcacgggctcttggcatgcgagctcagtagttgtggctcacaggctccagagcgcaggctcagcagctgtggcgcacgggcccatttgctccatggcatgtgggatcttccaggaccagggcttgaacccgtgtcccctgcattggcaggcggactctcaaccactgcgccaccagaaaagtCCATGACAGttgtttttgaaagtttttttttcagtttcatgcATTGCTCTTCTCCCTGAGTTCTTTCTccctgtttaaaaacaaacaaaaaaaaaaaattaaaagatgtacATCTCTGACTGTCATGCTTACAGCTTTCCTCTAATGTCTGGTAATCACTATCGTCTAGCCCTATCTGAGAGGCACAAACACTGATTGGAAACTCTGTGTATGGGAGGTGCAGGGGGATGAACAggacttgtcatatatgggcCTCCTTATCTGATGACACACACAGCCAGGTTACAAAGAAACCCTGGcaaagactctctccttgaccaaacttggCTCAGGCTCCTCTGAATCCTTTTCTCGACTAGGCTCCCTCCGGCATcacccagttttagcaagaatcttgTTAAGTCAGTTTAGACAGAATCCCCCACCCTGGATATCTGATCACATTCCTCACCCTCCCATCATCCCCTCTGTTGATAGCTGGTCACCTGGGTCTGCCCTCAGCAAAGATCCTGTCAAGTGGGTTTAGGCAGAATCCCTTCTTAGCTCTGActtttcctcttagtaatttgcCCTCCACTGACCCTCCTCCCTGCTTCTTGGCTCTAAATACCGCCTTGTTCTTGTTGTATTTGGAATTGACCCCAGTTCCATCCTGAGGTTTCTCTATTGCAGTCGttcctgaataaaatctgtttttacccACTTTtcttcacccctcccccccaaatctGTTTTTACCACTTTAACCACCATCcagctctggtttttttttttttttttaacagccctCCAATGTTGAGgtctgtaggtcttttcttttggGCTGGCCAGGGTCCCCAGGGAGAACTCCTAGAGCCTCCTGGCCATGGGGGAGGGGATGTATAAACCCAGCTGCCAGCATTCTGGGGGTGGAGTAGAGACAGGGCCTCCTGGAGGTCTCACTGATCAGTAGGCGGGCTGCCACTTCATCCGTGTTCAGGATGGTGCCTCCCTGCCCTCGGCCACGCCTGGGGTCCTCAGTCCAGAGGCGCGTTGGGTCCGTCTCCCCAGAGAGGAAAGCCCCAGTCTTCtggtgcaggggtggggtgggatctCCACGCTGCTCCGGAGAGGGGAAGGTACCTAGGGCTCTCACTGATCCTCGGTTGTTACATCTGACCTGCTGTCACCAGAGATGTCTGGTGCGTGGGGTTCCTGGGTTTCTGGGGCTCCTCAGCATGACACGACTTGATTCTTTCTGGGTTTCCATCCTTTGCGCTCCACTGAGCTTGCTATCCCTTGTCAACATCCTCCAACATGTTGTTAACGCCTCTCAGCGGCTGTCATCGCCTCctttttctttgtcagtttaTGCCACTTTTGTTCCTTTATTGTCATTTTAGTGAGGCTTGGGGAAGGAATGGGGACTTCATCTCAATGCTCCATGTCTAAGGAAAATCTCTCCTCAGTACTTTTCTGATGGTTCATTACTGTGCTCAAGATTCGTGTGTCGCATTCCCTTGGTCTCATTATCATTTGTCCCTGGCAATGTGAACGCACCTCAGTGCATACCAATCGAttaattaattcatatttatttatgcatttattcagCAGCTTTGTTCTGACAAATGCGGAAGCTGGACTAATCGCCACAGTCCCTTCTGGTTTGGACATTCTGCCATCATAGGAGTCATTGTACTACGTGGGTGCTGAGTTCAAAACTGGACACCGTGGGGCACCTAGAGATAGGTGGAGATGTGTAAGACGTTCCTGTTGGAGCCAGCCTCCACGACGGCTCCCGGTGAGGctcacctcctggtattcatgcctGTGTGTGGCCCCCTCCACCCTGAATAGGGCTGACCTGAGTAATGAAAAAGATATTGTGGATATGACATtgggtgatttctttttcttcttttttattttttaaaaaaatatttattgggcttccctggtggcgcagtggttgagagtctgcctgccaatgcaggggacgcaggttcgtgccccagtccgggaggatcccacatgccgcggagcagctgggcccgtgagccatggccgctgggcctgcgtgtccggagcctgtgctctgcagcgggagaggccacaacagtgagaggcccgcgtaccaaaaaaaaaaaaaaaaaaaaaaaaaaaggatttatttatttatttggctgtgccgggtcttagttgtggcgtgcgggatcttttagctgcagcatgcaggctctagctccccaaccagggatggaacccggtgGGACCCCggtattgggagtgtggagtcttagccactggaccaccagggaagtccccagcaccCAGTGATTTCTGAGGCTAGAACTTGAAGGACATTGTGGCTACTGCCTTGTTCTCTCCTGGATCACTCTTGCTGGAAGGTACCAGCTGCCACGTCATGAGGACGCTCAAGCAGCCCTGCGGAGAAGTCCTCATGGCAAGGAACTAAGGCCTCCTGCCAGTTCACCACCCGTGTGAGgaagccatcttggaagtggaccctccaccccagtcaagccttcagatgactgtagCCCCAGCTGACA
This sequence is a window from Globicephala melas chromosome 1, mGloMel1.2, whole genome shotgun sequence. Protein-coding genes within it:
- the FAM43B gene encoding protein FAM43B — protein: MLPWRRNKFVLVEGEAKCKAKSLSPGLAYTSLLSSFLRSCPDLLPDWPLERLGRVFRSRRQKVELNKEDPTYTVWYLGNAVTLHAKGDGCTDDAVGKIWARCGPGGGTKMKLTLGPHGIRMQPCERSGSAGSGGRRPAHAYLLPRITYCTADGRHPRVFAWVYRHQARHKAVVLRCHAVLLARAHKARALARLLRQTALAAFSDFKRLQRQSDARHVRQQHLLAGGAAASVPRAPLRRLLNAKCAYRPPAAERGRGAPRLSSIQEEDEDQDEEAEELEEGAPQSERPEVLSLARELRTCSLRGAPAPPPPSQPRRWKAGHRERAGQAR